The following proteins are co-located in the Lentimicrobium sp. L6 genome:
- a CDS encoding ABC transporter permease translates to MNPSINLRIALRSILKNKVQSLVSIVGLGIGLGSIILISMLYMHENSFDKFIPDNNQLYRVLHGSDSNIPFPVGEIAKNDIPAIEDFFRYHQSGEFEIRQDGKEIIPETHFACTDPSIFNCLGIDILIGKPAESINEVLISEKMAEKYFAEGDALNKTFEARLNNEFINLTVCGIFKDLPSNSTLSPQFISHTDLIGEFLGNRKKMFGEYSPENDEFKINWEVGVCATYIKINKQANSNSVSEKLQKYSERFEQEKDQKKDFSLQAVTDVYLQSSEIIDNYSRRGNANELTYFIAIALFILIIAVVNYIFLTKAKMDKRYKELGVKRAFGASASIIRMQLLFEANMVSLLSLIPAIIVVIYGTPFVNNTLGRTLDNQILSDWNAIPLLAIIPLLTGSISGLLVGSKISKISPIILLNRKISVQSKRNPWSNSFLSLHFAIFIILMVGVLVFKKQINYSLNNFTGIDPENVMIFELNTPELSKKFNVITDQVEQMPGVISAAGSSFIPPFNWTLPIRLLNPESNESISLDGLIMGKGMTELLGIEIIDGAHFVEYNGDETKVIFNESAASMYNLKAGEYFSGFYIQGIAKDFTAHSMYQSIKPMLIIQQHLDKMRLFAVKTRGENDVQLKADISKLFKEIAPDKMVSVITLQEQISNFYHREQDQVKLISAFSLLAIILSIMGLLGMVMNTVSRKTKEIGVRKVNGAKVSEILAMLNKEFIKWVVLAFIIAVPISYYALNNWLENFAYKTDLSWWIFALAGTIALVVVLLTVSLQSWHAATRNPVDALRDE, encoded by the coding sequence ATGAATCCATCAATAAATTTGAGAATTGCACTTAGAAGTATATTGAAAAACAAAGTTCAATCACTTGTTAGTATAGTTGGCCTTGGTATTGGCTTGGGCTCTATTATTTTGATTTCCATGCTTTACATGCATGAAAATTCATTTGATAAATTTATTCCTGATAATAATCAGCTGTATAGGGTATTACATGGTTCTGACAGTAATATACCATTTCCTGTTGGCGAAATAGCTAAAAATGACATTCCTGCTATTGAGGACTTTTTTAGATATCACCAAAGTGGAGAATTTGAGATAAGACAAGATGGAAAAGAGATTATTCCTGAGACACATTTTGCTTGTACCGATCCTTCCATTTTTAATTGTTTAGGCATTGACATCCTAATAGGAAAACCTGCTGAATCAATAAACGAAGTGCTTATTTCAGAAAAAATGGCTGAGAAATACTTCGCAGAGGGTGATGCCTTGAATAAGACTTTTGAAGCACGTTTGAATAACGAATTTATTAACCTTACCGTTTGTGGAATCTTCAAAGACCTCCCATCTAATTCAACTTTAAGTCCGCAGTTTATTTCTCATACCGATTTGATTGGTGAATTTTTGGGTAATCGTAAAAAGATGTTTGGCGAATATTCCCCAGAAAATGATGAATTTAAAATAAATTGGGAAGTAGGGGTTTGTGCTACCTATATTAAAATAAATAAGCAAGCAAATTCCAATAGTGTAAGTGAGAAACTTCAAAAATATAGCGAACGATTTGAACAGGAAAAAGATCAAAAAAAGGATTTTAGCTTACAAGCGGTCACCGATGTGTATTTACAATCAAGTGAAATAATTGATAATTATTCAAGAAGAGGAAATGCGAATGAGCTAACGTATTTTATCGCGATTGCGCTTTTTATTTTGATTATAGCTGTGGTTAATTACATTTTTCTAACCAAAGCAAAAATGGATAAACGCTATAAAGAATTAGGAGTAAAAAGAGCATTTGGTGCCAGTGCATCAATCATTCGAATGCAGTTGCTCTTCGAAGCAAATATGGTATCCTTACTGAGTTTAATCCCTGCAATTATAGTTGTAATTTATGGAACACCTTTTGTAAACAATACCTTAGGAAGAACACTTGACAATCAAATTCTTTCGGACTGGAATGCCATACCTTTGTTGGCAATAATTCCATTACTTACGGGGTCCATATCAGGTCTTCTTGTGGGAAGCAAAATTTCCAAAATTTCACCAATAATTCTTTTAAATAGAAAAATTTCGGTTCAATCAAAAAGAAATCCATGGAGCAACTCATTTCTAAGTCTTCATTTCGCAATTTTTATTATTTTAATGGTTGGTGTTCTGGTGTTTAAGAAACAAATAAATTATTCCTTAAATAATTTCACTGGTATCGATCCAGAGAATGTGATGATATTCGAATTGAATACACCAGAGCTTTCTAAAAAATTTAATGTAATAACTGATCAGGTTGAACAGATGCCCGGAGTAATTAGTGCTGCAGGCTCCTCTTTTATTCCTCCTTTTAACTGGACGCTACCCATTCGCTTATTAAATCCTGAAAGTAACGAGTCCATAAGCTTAGATGGTTTAATTATGGGAAAAGGCATGACGGAATTATTGGGAATAGAGATTATTGATGGGGCTCATTTTGTAGAATACAATGGGGATGAGACAAAAGTAATCTTTAATGAATCGGCTGCTTCCATGTACAATTTGAAAGCTGGAGAATATTTCAGTGGTTTTTATATTCAAGGAATTGCGAAAGATTTTACAGCACATAGTATGTATCAAAGTATTAAGCCAATGCTTATTATTCAACAACACCTTGATAAAATGAGACTTTTTGCAGTTAAAACAAGGGGTGAAAACGATGTGCAACTTAAGGCTGATATTTCCAAATTATTTAAAGAAATAGCACCCGATAAAATGGTGTCTGTCATTACACTTCAGGAGCAAATCTCCAATTTTTATCATAGAGAACAAGATCAGGTAAAATTAATCAGTGCTTTCTCTTTGCTAGCTATAATACTGTCTATAATGGGTTTACTTGGAATGGTGATGAATACAGTTTCAAGAAAAACTAAAGAAATTGGTGTGCGCAAAGTAAACGGTGCCAAAGTAAGTGAAATACTAGCCATGCTCAATAAGGAATTTATTAAATGGGTAGTATTAGCATTTATTATTGCTGTTCCAATTTCGTACTATGCCTTGAATAATTGGCTTGAAAATTTTGCTTACAAAACAGATTTAAGTTGGTGGATTTTTGCCTTGGCCGGAACTATAGCTTTAGTGGTTGTCTTGCTTACTGTGAGTCTACAAAGTTGGCATGCAGCCACAAGAAATCCCGTTGATGCCTTGAGGGATGAGTAA
- a CDS encoding ABC transporter permease: MYLNNLKSFVNSLVNSKLYTVVTLVGFTISLTFVILLSAYIKKELTINSSQKNASRIYRLINENAAEFAPPIGLYLQNKFPEIESYTRILENSGKLVTQDNVKVKFDFLAADSTFFTIFSFNLIEGNPETALKTKNAVVLSREFANKIFGNKSSLNQKITVDGIDCIVKGIVDDISKTSNFDKCDAIINFRCLADLWKAPHLLTSMGNSSFGLYFLAKPNSDLPSKASQVLEMFKKDYWLYQNERVKTVDFEPLADNYFSHIPARATHQNTKTFIAVLFAIVILILVLAIINYMNLTIAQSGARVKETALKKLFGSSRRKLVFQHVNESIILCFVAFLLAMFLSFLAEPIFNSLLGTQLNLVGEFTINTILITLVLVVLIGFVSGIIPAFIITRLSAVQVFKGEFRQKSKSVYSKLLIGFQYIVVIVLIISTVVIARQTAFMQNYSLGFKTSNIVWLDNNLSNSEMAGFKNEMNKIPGVKKVSFVKGSPLDRGDNRGYTYEDKPVSFQLFIVDSSFLSMMEMNITSTGVGYTKEGIWINRVTVDKLGLDPLPKSFKAYNGEKPVLGIIDNFHFESLHREIGMAIIEQMSETDYPRKIFIQLEGNSPISVLEKVKRSYDEYANGQPFDYGFVDETTQSWYDSEKKTATIVSYFAMLSILISVMGIFAMSVFYNLQKIKEIGIRKVNGATVFQIIKLLNLDFIKWVAISFVIACPIAYYAMNKWLQKFPYKITLDWWVFVFAGIFAIIVALLTVSWQSFKAARRNPVEALRYE, from the coding sequence ATGTATTTAAATAATTTAAAATCATTTGTAAATAGCCTTGTCAATAGCAAGTTATACACAGTTGTAACTCTTGTGGGATTTACTATTTCTTTAACTTTTGTAATTCTTTTAAGCGCATATATTAAGAAAGAACTTACTATAAATAGTTCGCAGAAAAATGCTTCGAGAATCTATCGCTTAATAAATGAAAATGCTGCGGAGTTTGCTCCTCCTATTGGCCTTTATCTACAAAATAAATTTCCTGAGATAGAGAGTTATACGCGCATTTTGGAGAATTCTGGCAAATTAGTTACCCAGGATAATGTTAAAGTAAAATTCGACTTTTTAGCTGCCGACTCTACCTTCTTCACCATTTTTTCATTTAATCTTATCGAAGGCAATCCGGAAACCGCACTTAAGACAAAAAACGCTGTTGTTTTAAGCAGGGAATTCGCAAATAAAATTTTTGGCAATAAATCTTCCTTGAATCAAAAAATTACGGTTGACGGGATTGACTGCATTGTAAAGGGCATAGTTGATGATATTTCGAAAACATCGAACTTTGATAAATGTGATGCCATTATTAATTTTAGATGCCTTGCTGATCTCTGGAAAGCTCCACACTTGTTAACAAGTATGGGGAATAGTTCTTTTGGATTGTATTTCCTGGCTAAACCGAATTCTGATTTGCCCTCCAAAGCATCGCAAGTATTGGAGATGTTCAAGAAAGATTATTGGTTGTATCAAAATGAAAGAGTAAAAACAGTGGATTTCGAGCCATTGGCAGACAATTATTTTAGTCATATTCCTGCAAGAGCAACTCACCAAAACACAAAAACATTTATTGCTGTTTTATTTGCTATTGTAATACTAATTTTGGTTTTGGCAATTATCAATTACATGAATCTTACCATTGCACAATCAGGAGCCAGGGTAAAAGAAACGGCCCTTAAAAAACTTTTTGGCAGTAGTCGGAGAAAATTAGTTTTTCAACATGTAAATGAGTCGATAATACTTTGTTTTGTAGCTTTTTTATTGGCCATGTTTCTTAGTTTTCTTGCCGAACCAATATTCAATAGTTTGCTTGGTACCCAACTAAATCTAGTGGGCGAATTCACTATAAACACGATTTTAATCACACTGGTTCTTGTTGTACTGATTGGTTTTGTCTCCGGAATAATTCCTGCTTTTATCATTACCAGGTTAAGTGCTGTTCAGGTATTCAAGGGAGAATTTAGGCAGAAAAGTAAAAGTGTTTATTCAAAATTACTTATTGGTTTTCAATATATCGTGGTTATTGTTTTAATAATATCAACAGTAGTTATTGCTCGGCAAACTGCCTTTATGCAAAATTATAGTCTAGGCTTTAAAACGAGTAATATTGTTTGGCTAGACAATAACCTATCAAACAGCGAAATGGCAGGTTTTAAAAACGAAATGAATAAAATTCCCGGTGTTAAAAAAGTATCTTTTGTTAAAGGAAGTCCTCTTGATCGTGGAGATAATCGCGGTTATACCTATGAAGATAAGCCGGTGAGCTTTCAGCTGTTTATCGTTGATTCTTCTTTTCTATCGATGATGGAGATGAATATCACTTCCACCGGGGTGGGGTATACAAAGGAAGGGATTTGGATAAATAGAGTGACAGTAGATAAACTCGGGCTCGATCCCTTGCCAAAAAGCTTTAAAGCCTATAATGGCGAAAAACCCGTTTTGGGCATTATTGATAATTTTCATTTCGAATCTTTGCACAGAGAAATAGGGATGGCCATCATTGAACAAATGAGTGAAACTGATTATCCTCGAAAAATATTCATTCAGCTAGAAGGGAATAGCCCTATTTCTGTGCTCGAAAAGGTGAAAAGATCCTATGACGAATATGCCAATGGACAACCCTTTGACTATGGTTTTGTAGACGAAACCACTCAAAGCTGGTACGACAGCGAAAAAAAAACGGCTACCATTGTAAGTTATTTTGCGATGCTTTCCATTCTCATTTCCGTGATGGGCATTTTCGCCATGTCGGTATTTTACAATCTTCAAAAAATAAAAGAAATTGGTATCCGGAAAGTAAATGGAGCCACAGTATTCCAGATTATTAAATTACTGAATCTTGACTTCATAAAATGGGTGGCTATTTCCTTTGTTATAGCTTGTCCTATCGCTTATTATGCAATGAATAAATGGCTTCAAAAATTCCCCTATAAAATAACACTCGACTGGTGGGTATTTGTTTTTGCCGGAATTTTCGCCATCATCGTTGCACTTCTTACCGTGAGCTGGCAATCGTTTAAAGCAGCACGTAGAAATCCAGTGGAGGCTTTGAGGTATGAGTAG
- a CDS encoding ABC transporter permease, which translates to MIKNYIKIAFANLTKNRIYSIISISSLSIGLAVVILLFLYVSHEFSYDRYNQKADNIYRLCNKEDPYQAPQAANYLADKLPQIRESARILIRGDMAVQHEELKFSEPLAVFVDADLLQMFSFKFKFGNAKTALNDPETIVISEKVAQKYFGNENPMGKLLILNNEYKGTITGVFENMPQNSHFRYDFLISLAGANNLFGEESMNDWGWQNFLVYFEMQDQFSKPETEAIISELIKDKRGDETLPFFELQNLKDIHLYSSHMSNDIQPQNSIVYVLIFSAIGLLILLIASFNYVNLLTANATKRVLEISVRKTFGASRIQLAKQFISESMIVFFISFCIALILVWMSLPLFNILAGKSIVFSMLISPNMILSLVSMVFILGILAGWYPAIVLSSYSPTKVMKSNDRSMGSGFQIKRILVGAQFTIVIVLIASSLVMLKQISFLQNKSLGFDKEYVLVANVNDYGDEAKYLSLKQMLLEQSLVKSVSTASRVPSGSLNNWGAAKLTEEAEWTRLPIVHVQFDYFKTLGIEATQGRLFSDQLKTDATESLILNEAAVNFLGIQGNPIGQKIFSHWPYANREIVGVISDFHFESLHDKIKPVFFIINQDWCSRLIVKLNSSNAGDAINILKETSQKIYPDEMFDFHFLDERVEQLYQKDERTFKLMSYFAFIAIFLASIGLFGMASFMMANRTKEIGIRKVNGATIPEVIKLLNMSFIKWMAVSFVIATPIAFYGMNRWLENFAYKSALSWWIFALAGIISLALVLLTISGLSFKAARRNPVDALRYE; encoded by the coding sequence ATGATTAAAAACTACATAAAGATTGCATTTGCAAATCTTACTAAAAACAGGATATACTCTATTATTAGTATTTCGAGCCTTTCTATTGGTTTGGCAGTAGTCATTCTGCTGTTCTTATATGTTTCGCATGAATTTAGCTATGATCGTTATAATCAGAAAGCAGATAACATTTATCGATTATGCAATAAAGAGGACCCTTATCAGGCACCTCAAGCTGCTAATTATTTAGCCGATAAACTGCCACAAATAAGGGAATCCGCTCGAATTTTGATTAGGGGAGATATGGCTGTTCAACATGAAGAGCTAAAATTTAGCGAACCCTTAGCTGTTTTTGTGGATGCTGATTTATTGCAAATGTTCTCCTTCAAATTTAAATTTGGCAATGCCAAAACGGCTTTGAATGATCCCGAAACTATTGTAATCTCAGAAAAAGTGGCACAAAAGTATTTTGGAAATGAAAACCCAATGGGCAAACTATTAATACTCAATAATGAATATAAAGGCACCATTACAGGAGTTTTTGAAAATATGCCACAAAATTCACATTTTAGATATGATTTTCTAATCTCATTAGCAGGTGCCAATAATTTGTTTGGCGAAGAAAGTATGAATGATTGGGGTTGGCAAAATTTCCTGGTTTATTTTGAGATGCAAGATCAGTTTTCAAAACCGGAAACTGAAGCAATAATTTCTGAGTTAATAAAAGATAAAAGAGGCGATGAGACTTTACCATTTTTTGAGCTACAAAATCTAAAAGATATCCATCTCTACTCTTCTCATATGTCAAACGACATTCAACCTCAGAATAGCATTGTTTATGTGTTGATTTTTTCAGCCATTGGTTTGCTAATTTTGCTGATTGCTAGTTTTAATTATGTGAATCTTTTGACGGCAAATGCAACAAAACGAGTTCTAGAGATTAGTGTTCGAAAGACCTTTGGAGCCTCACGTATTCAGTTGGCTAAGCAATTTATCTCAGAGTCGATGATTGTGTTTTTTATCTCATTTTGTATTGCCTTAATATTGGTTTGGATGAGCTTGCCGCTATTTAATATATTGGCAGGAAAATCCATTGTATTTTCTATGCTAATCAGTCCAAATATGATATTAAGCCTTGTAAGTATGGTGTTCATCCTTGGCATATTAGCAGGTTGGTATCCTGCAATTGTTTTGTCTTCCTATAGCCCTACTAAAGTGATGAAATCAAATGATAGAAGTATGGGTTCTGGATTTCAAATCAAGAGGATTCTAGTGGGAGCTCAGTTTACCATTGTCATTGTTTTAATCGCCAGTTCTTTGGTTATGCTGAAACAAATAAGTTTCCTTCAAAATAAAAGCTTAGGATTTGATAAAGAATATGTTCTTGTTGCCAATGTGAATGATTATGGTGATGAAGCAAAATATCTTTCGCTCAAACAAATGCTTCTCGAACAAAGTTTGGTGAAGAGTGTTTCAACAGCAAGTCGTGTTCCTTCTGGTAGCCTAAATAATTGGGGAGCAGCTAAATTAACAGAAGAAGCAGAGTGGACTAGGCTTCCTATTGTACATGTGCAATTTGATTATTTTAAAACGCTCGGGATAGAAGCAACTCAAGGAAGACTTTTTTCTGATCAACTAAAAACAGATGCTACCGAATCATTGATTTTAAATGAGGCAGCTGTCAATTTTTTAGGCATTCAAGGAAACCCAATAGGACAAAAGATTTTCAGTCATTGGCCATATGCTAATAGGGAAATTGTAGGAGTTATTAGCGATTTTCATTTTGAATCTCTTCATGATAAAATTAAGCCTGTGTTTTTCATTATTAATCAAGATTGGTGTTCCCGACTTATTGTAAAACTCAATTCGTCCAATGCTGGCGATGCCATCAATATCCTTAAAGAAACGAGTCAAAAAATCTATCCCGATGAAATGTTTGATTTTCACTTCTTAGATGAAAGAGTGGAGCAACTTTATCAGAAAGATGAAAGGACTTTTAAATTGATGTCTTATTTTGCATTCATTGCTATTTTTCTAGCCAGCATAGGATTATTTGGAATGGCTTCTTTTATGATGGCTAATCGGACAAAGGAAATTGGTATTCGCAAAGTAAATGGTGCCACCATTCCTGAAGTGATCAAATTACTAAACATGAGTTTTATCAAGTGGATGGCGGTATCCTTTGTCATAGCAACTCCAATTGCATTTTATGGAATGAACAGGTGGCTCGAAAATTTCGCCTATAAATCTGCGCTTAGCTGGTGGATATTTGCTTTAGCAGGGATTATTTCTTTGGCCTTGGTTTTATTGACCATAAGTGGATTAAGTTTTAAAGCTGCTCGCAGAAATCCTGTTGATGCCTTGAGATACGAATAA
- a CDS encoding ABC transporter permease, with product MIKSAFYSFKNFKIYSFINLFGLVLGLSCSMVIILYVSFEYSFDSFHKDKDRIFRVNEIATSPKARNISPSIRMPYGPALKNEISEIEEVVRIRNNWHENTLKYGDKELTLENVIFADSNLFEFFSFDIIQGQPKQVLAGKNSIVLTQKVSERLFGKENALGNLVEYDNNSYIITGIVADIPLNSHIQFNAVFPMEILIHSPDVYVGWDGGISAHTFVKLYSGHLQSKVEARLPDFLWEKINKKDEDSGFFSEFYLEPLAQIHLFSDVDWDSNGKDGKQVLLLLFIGVLILLIAIINYLFISSGVLSLRLKEFRIKHYFGYEESGIAKQFFIESFLLFMIAAVLSAMIIYVLRNPIFQLFQTDFISFQLKENIFMLIMAIIVISSITAFIQFVNYKKKIISIDEISSFSTPFRSRRLNYISAFQFCISIVLISSILIVNKQLNYALHKDLGFKAEHVINISHGSIGAKQGMLIDEIKKIPGVVNASASFGIPGLETTANGYQPEGSEQYQMFNALYVDDNFFNTFKLELLEGRNFREGLNSDTKKFIINETLAKQMNWENAVGKSMFRNSNYEIIGVVKDFHVGLIYSKIPPLIISKEWADSFYSLSIALMPGETQKTINEIETLWYSVLPDVPFHYSFMNTKFESLYAEIKRTATILFLFTCISILISMLGLFGVTFLLMNSKVKEIGIRKVNGATVFEMVKMLNYNFIKWVLIAFVIAVPIAWYAMNTWLQNFAYKAEINWWVFAFAGMMAFLIGIITISWQTFLAARRNPIEALRYE from the coding sequence ATGATTAAGTCTGCTTTTTATAGTTTTAAAAACTTTAAAATTTATTCCTTTATCAATCTATTTGGATTGGTGTTAGGTTTAAGCTGCTCCATGGTTATTATCTTATATGTTAGTTTTGAATACTCTTTCGATAGTTTTCATAAAGATAAGGATCGAATTTTTAGGGTGAATGAAATAGCTACAAGCCCAAAAGCAAGAAATATTAGCCCTTCGATTAGAATGCCCTATGGCCCTGCTTTAAAAAATGAAATTTCAGAAATTGAAGAGGTGGTCAGGATACGGAACAATTGGCATGAAAATACGCTTAAGTATGGCGATAAAGAGCTTACTCTTGAGAATGTGATTTTTGCTGATAGCAATTTATTCGAGTTTTTTTCTTTCGATATCATCCAAGGGCAGCCAAAGCAAGTCCTAGCAGGTAAGAATAGTATTGTGCTTACACAAAAAGTTTCAGAGCGATTATTTGGAAAGGAGAATGCATTAGGGAATCTTGTGGAGTATGACAATAATTCCTATATCATTACCGGAATTGTAGCCGATATTCCTTTAAATTCTCACATTCAGTTCAATGCTGTTTTTCCCATGGAAATATTAATCCATTCACCCGATGTATATGTTGGCTGGGATGGTGGAATATCTGCTCATACTTTTGTCAAGCTTTATTCAGGACATTTACAATCAAAAGTAGAAGCAAGATTACCCGATTTTTTATGGGAAAAGATAAATAAAAAGGATGAAGATTCAGGTTTTTTCAGTGAATTTTATCTGGAGCCTTTAGCACAAATACACTTGTTCTCTGATGTGGATTGGGATAGTAATGGCAAAGATGGAAAACAAGTTTTACTGCTTCTGTTTATTGGAGTTCTCATCCTTCTGATAGCCATCATTAATTATCTTTTTATTTCAAGTGGAGTATTAAGCCTCCGCTTAAAGGAGTTTCGTATTAAACACTATTTTGGATATGAAGAATCTGGCATTGCCAAACAATTTTTTATAGAATCGTTTCTGCTATTTATGATTGCAGCAGTGCTTTCGGCGATGATCATCTATGTGTTGAGGAATCCCATTTTTCAGTTATTCCAAACTGATTTTATATCCTTCCAGTTGAAGGAAAATATTTTCATGTTGATAATGGCGATTATCGTCATCAGCAGTATTACTGCTTTTATCCAATTTGTAAATTACAAAAAGAAAATCATTAGCATTGACGAAATTAGTTCTTTCTCAACGCCCTTTCGAAGTAGAAGACTGAATTATATTTCTGCATTTCAATTTTGTATTTCTATTGTTCTTATCTCCTCCATACTGATTGTTAATAAGCAATTAAACTATGCATTACATAAGGATTTGGGATTTAAAGCGGAGCATGTTATTAATATTTCTCATGGTTCTATTGGTGCGAAACAAGGAATGCTCATAGACGAAATAAAAAAAATACCAGGTGTGGTAAATGCATCAGCAAGTTTTGGTATTCCTGGATTAGAGACTACCGCTAATGGCTATCAACCTGAGGGTTCAGAGCAGTATCAAATGTTTAACGCGCTCTATGTAGATGATAACTTCTTTAATACTTTCAAATTGGAATTATTGGAAGGCCGAAATTTTAGAGAAGGGCTTAACAGCGACACCAAAAAGTTTATCATAAACGAAACATTAGCCAAACAGATGAATTGGGAGAATGCTGTCGGAAAATCAATGTTTAGAAATAGCAATTATGAAATTATTGGGGTGGTAAAAGATTTCCATGTAGGATTGATATACAGTAAAATACCTCCATTAATCATCTCAAAAGAATGGGCTGATAGCTTTTACTCCCTATCCATAGCATTAATGCCGGGTGAAACTCAGAAAACGATAAACGAGATAGAAACTTTGTGGTATAGCGTGTTACCCGATGTTCCTTTCCATTACTCGTTTATGAATACAAAATTTGAAAGTTTGTATGCTGAGATAAAGCGAACGGCCACTATTTTGTTTCTATTTACTTGCATATCTATACTCATATCTATGCTAGGTTTATTTGGAGTTACATTTTTGCTCATGAATAGTAAAGTGAAAGAAATAGGTATTAGAAAAGTAAATGGAGCCACTGTTTTTGAAATGGTGAAAATGTTAAATTATAATTTCATAAAATGGGTGCTCATTGCCTTTGTTATTGCTGTTCCCATTGCTTGGTATGCTATGAACACATGGTTACAGAACTTTGCTTATAAAGCAGAAATTAATTGGTGGGTTTTTGCATTTGCAGGAATGATGGCTTTTCTGATAGGAATAATAACCATAAGTTGGCAAACCTTTTTAGCAGCAAGAAGAAATCCAATTGAGGCTTTACGTTACGAATAA